One Pirellulales bacterium genomic window carries:
- a CDS encoding pyruvate carboxylase, with protein sequence MKTIRKLLVANRSEIAIRVFRSAHELGIRTVALYSHEDRYALHRFKADEAYQVGKEGEPIRAYLDIKGIIAIAVAHGIDAIHPGYGFLSENPALRRACDEAGLIFVGPRVELLEQLGNKTSAREIAERAGVPILPGSPHAVTSLADAQALAAQLGFPVMLKAAHGGGGRGMRVVLEESQLAPSLEQAQRESLSAFGSSEVFVEKYISRARHLEVQLLGDEHGNLVHLWERDCSLQRRHQKVVEIAPAPNLDPALRRQLCESALAIGRTVRYENAGTVEFLLDVDNGQHYFIEVNPRIQVEHTVTEEVTGIDVVRSQILVAHGYPLSSPEIGLARQDEIRTNGFAFQCRVTTEDPENRFVPDYGRIAAYRSAAGMGIRLDAGTAFSGAVVTPYYDSLLVKVTARGTRLVDASRRMERCLQEFRVRGVKTNIPFLINLVTHSSFLAGECTTKFIDETPELFQMVIRKDRATKLLQYLAEVVVNGNALVKDRPRSTRRTPAPVPHHDPLEQPIAGSRNKLLELGAEKFSQWILDQRPLLLTDTTFRDAHQSLLATRMRSFDMLAIAAAYARLVPKMFSIEMWGGATFDTAMRFLKECPWQRLSQLRERIPNILFQMLLRASNAVGYTNYPDNVVQSFVVESANAGIDLFRIFDSLNWVPNMRVAMDAVLETGALCEAAICYTGDILDPSRPKYDLKYYVELAKQLEKMGAHILAIKDMAGLCKPYAAEKLVKTLKQEIGIPIHYHTHDTSGISGASVLKGAEVGLDITDAAIAPVSGLTSQPNLNALNEALRSTPRATGVNDAALRQLAYYWQAVREYYTPFESDMKAPDADIYLHEMPGGQFTNLQEQARALGLISRWPEICQTYAAVNQVLGDIVKVTPTSKSVGDLALFLVTNNLNTDAILDPSRELAFPESVVDLLAGRMGQPPGGFPPEVRKRVLRDQKAVEGRPGESLPPADFAATAEKLKKIIGGEPSDQDMVTYLLYPRVFQDFVSHQQTFSDTSVLPTPFFLYGQQPGEELAVDIEPGKTLIVKLLTVGEPHPDGRRTVFFELNGQPRSVNVSDKSLETEVIRRPKAEPSDPRQIAAPMPGLVVNVAVKIGDSVKRGQKLLTLEAMKMETTLYAEQDGRVADVLVKAGTPVEAGELVVSME encoded by the coding sequence ATGAAGACCATCCGGAAGTTGCTCGTCGCCAATCGCAGCGAAATTGCGATTCGCGTGTTCCGCTCCGCCCACGAGTTGGGCATTCGCACGGTCGCCCTCTATTCCCACGAAGACCGCTACGCCCTGCACCGTTTCAAGGCCGACGAGGCCTATCAGGTCGGCAAGGAGGGGGAGCCGATCCGGGCGTATCTCGATATCAAGGGCATCATTGCCATCGCGGTGGCCCACGGCATCGACGCCATTCATCCCGGTTACGGCTTTCTCTCGGAGAATCCAGCCCTGCGGCGAGCTTGCGACGAAGCAGGGCTAATTTTCGTCGGGCCGCGAGTCGAATTGCTCGAGCAGCTTGGCAATAAAACATCGGCCCGCGAGATCGCCGAGCGGGCCGGGGTGCCGATTCTTCCCGGCAGCCCGCACGCCGTGACAAGCCTCGCCGACGCCCAGGCGCTGGCCGCGCAGCTCGGCTTTCCCGTCATGCTCAAGGCGGCCCACGGCGGCGGCGGCCGGGGCATGCGCGTCGTGCTCGAGGAAAGCCAACTCGCGCCGAGTCTCGAGCAGGCCCAGCGCGAGTCGCTCTCGGCGTTTGGCAGCTCCGAGGTGTTCGTTGAGAAGTACATCTCGCGCGCACGACATCTTGAGGTGCAACTGCTCGGCGACGAGCATGGAAACCTCGTCCATCTCTGGGAGCGCGATTGCTCGTTGCAGCGGCGGCATCAGAAAGTGGTCGAGATCGCCCCTGCCCCGAATCTCGATCCTGCGCTGCGCCGCCAGCTCTGCGAATCGGCCCTGGCGATCGGGCGGACCGTGCGCTATGAGAACGCCGGCACTGTCGAATTCCTGCTCGATGTCGATAACGGCCAGCATTACTTCATCGAAGTCAATCCGCGGATTCAAGTCGAGCACACGGTCACGGAAGAAGTGACCGGAATCGACGTGGTCCGCAGCCAGATTCTCGTTGCTCACGGTTATCCGCTCAGCTCGCCCGAGATCGGATTGGCGCGACAGGACGAAATCCGCACGAACGGCTTCGCCTTTCAATGCAGAGTGACGACCGAGGATCCTGAGAACCGCTTCGTGCCGGATTACGGCCGGATCGCCGCCTATCGCTCAGCCGCCGGCATGGGGATTCGGCTGGACGCGGGCACCGCGTTCTCCGGCGCGGTCGTGACGCCGTACTACGATTCGCTGCTCGTGAAGGTCACGGCCCGTGGCACTCGGCTCGTCGATGCTTCGCGGCGGATGGAGCGCTGCTTGCAGGAGTTTCGCGTTCGGGGCGTGAAGACGAACATCCCGTTTCTGATCAACCTTGTCACGCATTCGAGCTTTCTGGCGGGCGAATGCACGACGAAGTTCATCGACGAAACGCCCGAGTTGTTCCAGATGGTGATCCGGAAGGATCGGGCCACGAAGCTGCTCCAGTATCTGGCCGAAGTGGTTGTCAACGGCAACGCGCTCGTCAAGGATCGCCCGCGGAGCACTCGCCGCACGCCGGCGCCGGTGCCGCACCATGATCCGCTCGAACAGCCTATCGCCGGTTCGCGCAACAAGCTCTTGGAACTCGGCGCCGAGAAGTTCTCGCAATGGATTCTCGATCAACGGCCGTTGCTCTTGACCGACACGACCTTCCGCGACGCCCATCAATCGTTGCTCGCGACGCGGATGCGCAGTTTCGACATGTTGGCGATCGCCGCGGCTTATGCTCGGCTCGTGCCGAAGATGTTTTCGATCGAGATGTGGGGCGGGGCGACATTCGACACGGCGATGCGGTTCCTCAAGGAATGCCCGTGGCAACGGCTCAGCCAATTGCGCGAGCGGATTCCGAACATCCTGTTCCAGATGCTGCTGCGGGCCTCGAACGCCGTCGGCTACACGAACTATCCCGATAACGTCGTGCAGTCCTTCGTCGTCGAATCCGCGAACGCGGGAATCGACCTGTTCCGCATCTTCGATTCTCTGAATTGGGTGCCGAACATGCGCGTCGCGATGGACGCCGTGCTCGAGACCGGCGCTCTATGCGAGGCGGCCATCTGTTACACCGGCGATATTCTCGATCCCAGCCGACCTAAATACGATCTGAAGTATTACGTCGAGCTGGCCAAACAGCTCGAAAAGATGGGCGCCCACATCCTGGCCATCAAAGATATGGCCGGGCTGTGCAAGCCCTACGCCGCCGAGAAGCTCGTCAAGACGCTGAAGCAGGAGATCGGCATCCCGATCCACTACCACACACACGACACCAGCGGCATCTCCGGGGCCAGCGTGTTGAAAGGAGCGGAAGTCGGGCTCGATATTACGGACGCCGCCATCGCCCCCGTCTCAGGCCTCACTTCGCAACCGAATCTCAACGCGCTCAACGAGGCGCTGCGATCGACTCCGCGGGCGACCGGCGTGAATGACGCAGCGCTGCGCCAGCTTGCTTACTATTGGCAGGCGGTTCGCGAGTATTACACGCCGTTTGAAAGCGACATGAAAGCACCCGATGCCGACATCTATCTTCACGAGATGCCAGGGGGCCAGTTCACGAACTTGCAGGAACAAGCCCGAGCGCTCGGGCTGATTTCGCGCTGGCCGGAGATTTGCCAGACGTACGCGGCCGTGAACCAAGTGCTCGGCGACATCGTGAAAGTCACGCCGACCTCGAAATCGGTCGGTGATCTGGCCCTGTTTCTCGTCACGAACAATCTCAATACGGACGCGATTCTCGATCCGAGCCGCGAGTTAGCGTTTCCCGAATCGGTCGTCGATCTATTGGCCGGGCGGATGGGGCAGCCGCCGGGGGGCTTTCCGCCCGAGGTGCGCAAGCGCGTGCTCCGCGATCAGAAGGCGGTCGAAGGGCGGCCGGGCGAATCGCTCCCGCCCGCCGATTTCGCCGCTACCGCCGAAAAGTTGAAGAAGATCATCGGCGGCGAGCCGAGCGATCAAGATATGGTCACCTATCTGCTCTATCCGCGAGTCTTCCAGGATTTCGTCTCCCATCAGCAGACTTTTTCCGACACGAGCGTGCTGCCCACCCCGTTCTTCCTCTACGGCCAACAGCCGGGGGAAGAGCTGGCCGTCGATATCGAGCCGGGCAAAACGCTGATCGTCAAGCTGCTCACGGTTGGCGAGCCGCATCCCGACGGCCGGCGGACCGTGTTCTTCGAGTTGAACGGTCAGCCGCGCTCGGTGAATGTGTCCGATAAATCGCTCGAGACCGAAGTGATCCGCCGCCCGAAGGCCGAGCCGAGCGATCCGCGGCAAATCGCCGCCCCGATGCCGGGACTCGTCGTCAACGTCGCGGTCAAGATCGGCGACTCAGTCAAACGCGGCCAAAAGCTGCTCACCCTCGAAGCGATGAAGATGGAAACGACCCTCTATGCCGAACAAGACGGCCGAGTGGCCGACGTGCTCGTCAAGGCCGGCACGCCGGTCGAGGCCGGTGAGTTGGTCGTGAGTATGGAATAA